In Drosophila teissieri strain GT53w chromosome 2R, Prin_Dtei_1.1, whole genome shotgun sequence, the following proteins share a genomic window:
- the LOC122613529 gene encoding myb-like protein X: MHRKALQGHRSAGRENDPPQFRRRGCQDYRSQRAETYPSIPKGKPHCDPNKNEATTRLASNLAADGSGRPFDMVKDDVLLAWQQSPHKDTLGFYGVGSPTHQPESVVFNQVVAACLVKVNGGGTQRRISKQAKKSSPRDMLAEKNHIPQTCNPFILNRQALQSDLQQIPHVQRQLDPRKACEVLYCTDSPQVTRDSTRVARHLYTGISRDQVFDMEPARRKDPRGLRRRHWYCPPDCIESRHGCTQHEWAKNKLDPHPLNKEFRNCPQEKEEHKGPEPINYDQLYSRILNCFEQKHCPDPLCEPYEKCCKPKRSHGKDNQGGGDSQIPRGDLGDPTGKKKSERGQEGKDKVTGVRDEGTVDKGDKEDKEDGKDKNRVDDRHKPKVTNKESDNDGNRNKDKEKYINNDTEDGINTEKKRDKEIVNENAKERDKKKDQEIEIGKERGRAKEKEKSQDKEKVKKNKKEKYKKREKKRGTENEKEWEWEREKEKENEKGRKNKREKEKEKENERKRKREMEMKKEREIKREQDKEKGKENEEKNKREKEKEKERKREREQREHEKEKDKEIEKEKQRDKEMIKEIDREIENKKRREKETGKEKEREKENDMKKEHKKEIEKEQKGKEQEKETEKEIEKGKEKEKERKREQENQKEKGKEVYKEQVIEKQKEREIGINKDKEKEVGKFPEKGNEKNKDEDIGYEKDDPDKYKNQNKQKDNIKISKDINTEVDKVLENKEENNKPKRNKPEESPRFSETERRKTQPEIPSEGERERPSKRGTTVEEYEFPALELGKNEPVAPTCKLKVPPKRKKKKIWEKNVCKDTPEKTCPPCPPAGCQCEICNFMDRPYNEQEAPFMREMRRAEQRRQLRAYYRQMCHQELIRDRRRTEYRAPKHQCDPICCSNFLCQNSRLAEHCDCLGAVQELQNLLAKDNEDHSRLLLRVENLRKRVCERMCDCILA; this comes from the coding sequence ATGCACAGGAAGGCGTTGCAGGGGCACCGCTCCGCTGGCCGGGAAAACGATCCACCACAGTTCAGAAGGCGTGGCTGTCAGGACTACCGCTCCCAACGGGCGGAGACGTATCCTTCGAtcccaaaaggaaaaccacATTGCGACCCCAACAAGAACGAGGCAACCACACGGTTGGCCAGCAACCTCGCGGCCGATGGCAGTGGGCGACCCTTCGACATGGTCAAAGACGACGTGCTGCTCGCTTGGCAGCAGAGTCCTCACAAGGACACGTTGGGCTTCTATGGCGTAGGGTCGCCCACCCACCAGCCCGAGTCGGTGGTGTTCAACCAGGTGGTTGCCGCCTGCTTGGTCAAGGTCAACGGTGGCGGCACTCAGCGGAGGATCTCCAAGCAGGCTAAGAAGTCCTCCCCAAGGGACATGCTGGCGGAAAAGAACCATATCCCTCAGACTTGCAATCCCTTTATTTTGAACCGCCAGGCATTGCAGTCGGATCTACAGCAGATTCCCCACGTTCAGCGGCAGCTGGATCCCCGAAAAGCATGCGAGGTGTTATACTGCACTGATTCTCCTCAGGTTACTCGCGATTCCACTAGAGTGGCACGCCATCTGTACACGGGCATTTCAAGAGATCAAGTTTTCGACATGGAGCCTGCGAGAAGAAAGGATCCACGTGGTCTGCGTCGACGCCACTGGTACTGCCCGCCGGATTGCATAGAGTCGCGCCATGGGTGCACTCAGCACGAGTGGGCCAAGAACAAGTTGGATCCTCATCCCCTTAACAAAGAGTTCCGGAATTGTCCGCAAGAAAAAGAGGAGCACAAGGGTCCGGAACCTATAAACTACGACCAGCTGTACAGTAGAATCCTTAACTGCTTTGAGCAAAAACACTGTCCAGATCCGCTTTGCGAGCCCTATGAGAAATGCTGCAAGCCAAAAAGGTCCCATGGAAAGGATAACCAAGGAGGAGGTGACAGTCAAATACCCAGAGGTGATCTAGGTGATCCAACAGGGAAAAAAAAGAGCGAAAGAGGACAGGAAGGTAAAGATAAAGTAACTGGAGTGCGAGACGAAGGAACCGTAGATAAAGGGGATAAAGAAGATAAAGAAGATGGCAAGGATAAAAATCGAGTCGATGACAGACATAAACCAAAAGTTACAAATAAGGAAAGCGATAATGATGGTAATAGGAACAaggataaagaaaaatatataaacaatgaTACAGAAGACGGtataaatacagaaaaaaaaagagacaaGGAAATAGTTAATGAAAATGCGAAAGAGAGGGATAAAAAAAAGGATCAAGAAATAGAAATAGGGAAGGAAAGGGGAAgagcaaaagaaaaggaaaaatctCAGGACAAGGAAAAGGtgaagaagaacaaaaaagaaaaatataaaaaaagggaaaagaaaagaggaacagaaaatgaaaaggaatgggaatgggaaagggaaaaagaaaaagaaaatgaaaaaggaagaaaaaacaaaagagaaaaagaaaaagaaaaggagaaCGAAAGGAAACGgaaaagggaaatggaaatgaaaaaagaaagagaaattAAAAGAGAACAAGATaaggaaaagggaaaggaaaatgaagagaagaacaaaagagaaaaggaaaaagaaaaagaaaggaaacGGGAAAGGGAACAGAGAGAACACGAGAAAGAAAAAGACAAAGaaatagaaaaggaaaaacaacgTGATAAAGAAATGATAAAGGAAATAGATagagaaatagaaaataaaaaacgaagagaaaaagaaacaggaaaggaaaaagaaagagagaagGAAAATGATATGAAAAAAGAacataaaaaggaaatagaaaaggaacaaaaaggtaaggaacaagaaaaagaaactgaaaaagaaatagaaaaggggaaggaaaaggaaaaggaaaggaaaagggaaCAAGAAAACCAGAAAGAGAAAGGAAAAGAAGTTTACAAAGAACAAGTaattgaaaagcaaaaagaaagagaaattGGAataaacaaagacaaagaaaaAGAAGTAGGTAAATTTCCAGAGAAAGgcaacgaaaaaaacaaagacgAGGACATAGGATATGAAAAAGATGACCCTGATaagtataaaaatcaaaacaaacaaaaggacAACATTAAAATAAGCAAAGACATTAACACCGAAGTAGATAAAGTCTTAGAAAACAAGGAAGAGAATAATAAACCGAAACGTAATAAGCCAGAAGAGTCCCCGCGATTCTCCGAAACGGAAAGACGTAAAACGCAACCGGAAATCCCTTCGGAGGGGGAGCGTGAAAGACCTAGCAAAAGAGGAACTACGGTGGAAGAATACGAGTTTCCAGCTTTAGAACTCGGCAAGAACGAGCCAGTTGCTCCGACTTGTAAGCTGAAGGTTCCGcctaagagaaaaaaaaaaaagatatggGAAAAGAACGTTTGCAAGGATACGCCCGAGAAAACCTGCCCACCTTGTCCACCGGCAGGTTGCCAGTGCGAGATCTGTAACTTCATGGATCGCCCGTATAACGAACAGGAGGCTCCCTTCATGCGCGAAATGAGGCGGGCGGAGCAGAGGCGCCAGCTACGTGCCTACTACCGCCAGATGTGCCATCAGGAATTGATCCGGGATCGACGTAGGACGGAGTACCGGGCGCCCAAACACCAATGCGATCCGATCTGCTGCTCCAACTTCTTGTGCCAAAATTCCCGACTCGCCGAGCACTGCGATTGCCTAGGAGCCGTGCAGGAGCTACAGAATCTTCTCGCCAAGGACAACGAGGATCACAGCAGGTTGCTCCTGCGCGTCGAGAATCTTCGGAAACGAGTCTGCGAGCGAATGTGCGATTGCATTCTGGCGTGA